A window of Theropithecus gelada isolate Dixy chromosome 14, Tgel_1.0, whole genome shotgun sequence contains these coding sequences:
- the CHST1 gene encoding carbohydrate sulfotransferase 1, with amino-acid sequence MQCSWKAVLLLALASIAIQYTAIRTFTAKSFHTCPGLAEAGLAERLCEESPTFAYNLSRKTHILILATTRSGSSFVGQLFNQHLDVFYLFEPLYHVQNTLIPRFTQGKSPADRRVMLGASRDLLRSLYDCDLYFLENYIKPPPVNHTTDRIFRRGASRVLCSRPVCDPPGPADLVLEEGDCVRKCGLLNLTVAAEACRERSHVAIKTVRVPEVNDLRALVEDPRLNLKVIQLVRDPRGILASRSETFRDTYRLWRLWYGTGRKPYNLDVTQLTTVCEDFSNSVSTGLMRPPWLKGKYMLVRYEDLARNPMKKTEEIYGFLGIPLDSHVARWIQNNTRGDPTLGKHKYGTVRNSAATAEKWRFRLSYDIVAFAQNACQQVLAQLGYKIAASEEELKNPSVSLVEERDFRPFS; translated from the coding sequence ATGCAATGTTCCTGGAAGGCCGTCCTCCTCCTTGCCCTGGCCTCCATTGCCATCCAGTACACGGCCATCCGCACCTTCACCGCCAAGTCCTTTCACACCTGCCCCGGGCTGGCGGAGGCCGGGCTGGCCGAGCGACTGTGCGAGGAGAGCCCCACCTTCGCCTACAACCTTTCCCGCAAGACCCACATCCTCATTCTGGCCACTACGCGCAGCGGCTCCTCCTTCGTGGGCCAGCTCTTCAACCAGCACCTGGACGTCTTCTACCTGTTTGAGCCCCTCTACCACGTCCAGAACACGCTCATCCCCCGCTTCACCCAGGGCAAGAGCCCCGCCGACCGGCGGGTCATGCTGGGCGCCAGCCGAGACCTCCTGCGGAGCCTCTACGACTGCGACCTCTACTTCCTGGAAAACTACATCAAGCCGCCGCCGGTCAACCACACCACCGACAGGATCTTTCGCCGCGGGGCCAGCCGGGTCCTCTGCTCCCGGCCTGTGTGCGACCCTCCGGGGCCAGCCGACCTGGTCCTGGAGGAGGGGGACTGCGTGCGCAAGTGCGGGCTGCTCAACCTGACGGTGGCGGCAGAGGCGTGCCGCGAGCGCAGCCACGTGGCCATCAAGACGGTGCGCGTGCCCGAGGTGAACGACCTGCGCGCCCTGGTGGAAGACCCGCGGTTAAACCTCAAGGTCATCCAGCTGGTCCGAGACCCCCGCGGCATTCTGGCTTCGCGCAGCGAGACCTTCCGGGACACGTACCGGCTCTGGCGGCTCTGGTACGGCACGGGGAGGAAACCCTACAACCTGGACGTGACGCAGCTGACCACGGTGTGCGAGGACTTCTCCAACTCCGTGTCCACCGGCCTCATGCGGCCCCCGTGGCTCAAGGGCAAGTACATGTTGGTGCGCTACGAGGACCTGGCCCGGAATCCCATGAAGAAGACCGAGGAGATCTACGGGTTCCTGGGCATCCCGCTGGACAGCCACGTGGCCCGCTGGATCCAGAACAACACGCGGGGCGACCCCACCCTGGGCAAGCACAAATACGGCACCGTGCGAAACTCGGCTGCCACGGCCGAGAAGTGGCGCTTCCGCCTCTCCTACGACATCGTGGCCTTTGCCCAGAACGCCTGCCAGCAGGTGCTGGCCCAGCTGGGCTACAAGATCGCCGCCTCGGAGGAGGAGCTGAAGAACCCCTCGGTCAGCCTGGTGGAGGAGCGGGACTTCCGCCCCTTCTCGTGA